From a region of the bacterium genome:
- a CDS encoding MATE family efflux transporter, producing the protein MPSNASFQPERGCHAGRPALPWTGFRGRPSPPQPPETPLSTAQQDLTTAPIPVLIRRLAIPASIAFLFNTMYNVVDTFWAGRLSTTALAALSLSFPVFFVLLAMGSGFSTGVTALVGNALGADRRRDAARIASQGLLTSTGVAVVVMTAGFLAVEPLFRLLGADGEYLAICLAYMQTILLGAFLPLTSFMLNGILNAQGDMVTYRNFLIGATVLNLVLDPWFMFGGLGLPAMGIRGVAVATLVAQAGGIVYVGRRAWATGLLHRSEGAMWRPHWPTLRDIFTQGVPASLNMMTVALGIFIITWFLSRFSENAVAAYGVATRIEQLVLLPTVGLNVATMSIVAQNSGAGRFGRVRSTVRTALGYGAVVMVFGSALVYFGSDALMGLFTDDPEVIATGGHYLRIAAFVEYAYVLLFVNTSALQGLKMPAFALWIGLFRQIAAPPLIFWLLAHVLGWGLDGIWWGVFGTTWSAAIIAVWYARRQTDRLAAREAELDAVLRDPAAAAE; encoded by the coding sequence ATGCCGTCGAACGCGTCTTTTCAGCCGGAGCGGGGGTGCCACGCGGGACGTCCGGCCCTACCTTGGACCGGATTCCGCGGCCGACCGTCGCCACCCCAACCGCCGGAGACCCCATTGAGCACCGCCCAGCAGGACCTGACCACGGCCCCCATCCCCGTGCTGATCCGGCGCCTGGCCATCCCGGCCTCGATCGCGTTCCTCTTCAACACCATGTACAACGTGGTCGACACCTTCTGGGCCGGGAGGCTCTCCACAACGGCGCTCGCGGCGCTCTCCCTCTCGTTCCCGGTGTTCTTCGTGCTGCTGGCCATGGGCTCGGGCTTCTCGACCGGAGTGACGGCCCTGGTCGGCAACGCCCTGGGCGCCGACCGCCGCCGCGACGCCGCCCGCATCGCGAGCCAGGGCCTGCTGACGAGCACCGGCGTGGCGGTGGTGGTCATGACGGCGGGCTTCCTCGCCGTCGAGCCGCTCTTCCGGCTGCTCGGCGCCGACGGCGAATACCTCGCCATCTGCCTCGCCTACATGCAGACGATCCTGCTGGGCGCCTTCCTCCCCCTGACCTCGTTCATGCTCAACGGCATCCTCAACGCCCAGGGCGACATGGTCACCTACCGCAACTTCCTGATCGGCGCGACGGTGCTCAACCTCGTCCTGGACCCCTGGTTCATGTTCGGCGGCCTGGGCCTGCCGGCCATGGGGATCCGCGGCGTGGCGGTGGCCACCCTCGTGGCCCAGGCGGGCGGCATCGTCTACGTGGGTCGCCGGGCGTGGGCGACGGGCCTGCTGCACCGCAGCGAGGGCGCCATGTGGCGGCCCCACTGGCCCACCCTCAGGGACATCTTCACCCAGGGCGTGCCGGCCAGCCTGAACATGATGACCGTCGCCCTCGGCATCTTCATCATCACCTGGTTCCTGAGCCGCTTCAGCGAGAACGCCGTCGCGGCCTACGGCGTGGCCACGCGCATCGAACAGCTCGTGCTGCTGCCCACCGTCGGCCTGAACGTGGCCACCATGTCGATCGTGGCCCAGAACAGCGGCGCCGGACGCTTCGGCCGCGTGCGCAGCACCGTGCGCACCGCCCTCGGCTACGGCGCGGTGGTCATGGTCTTCGGTTCGGCGCTGGTGTACTTCGGCAGCGACGCCCTGATGGGCCTGTTCACCGACGATCCGGAGGTGATCGCCACCGGCGGGCACTACCTGCGCATCGCCGCCTTCGTGGAGTACGCCTACGTGCTGCTCTTCGTGAACACCTCGGCCCTGCAGGGCCTGAAGATGCCCGCCTTCGCCCTCTGGATCGGCCTGTTCCGCCAGATCGCCGCGCCTCCCCTCATCTTCTGGCTGCTGGCCCACGTGCTCGGCTGGGGCCTGGACGGCATCTGGTGGGGCGTCTTCGGCACCACGTGGTCGGCCGCGATCATCGCCGTCTGGTACGCCCGCCGCCAGACCGACCGCCTGGCCGCCCGTGAAGCCGAACTCGATGCCGTGCTGCGCGACCCGGCGGCGGCGGCCGAGTGA
- a CDS encoding EamA family transporter, translating into MTVVPTPAVREKLDRFGLLNLLVVYFVWGSTYLAIRVAVREGAGFPPFTMALMRVAAASAILLTWARLRRERLRLTRSEFLLLLGSGILLWVGGNGLVTWAEMRAESGLAALLVAAMPIYAEVITSVADRRLPTWRMTGSILLGFAGVGVLSWPTLQHGNVDDVLAVVALLLAPLFWSLGSIWFQRRKPDLSIMAISGYQQLLGGLGFLVVVLARREPLPHPTGDAWLAWTYLVLLGSVVAFTAYMVTLRRLPYGVVMTYAYVNPVIAVFLGWLILGEAVTTPTLAGAALVVAGVAGIFNNRA; encoded by the coding sequence ATGACCGTTGTGCCGACACCCGCCGTGCGCGAGAAGCTCGACCGCTTCGGGCTGCTCAACCTGCTCGTGGTGTACTTCGTCTGGGGCAGCACCTACCTGGCGATCCGCGTGGCCGTGCGCGAGGGCGCCGGCTTCCCCCCGTTCACCATGGCGCTCATGCGGGTGGCCGCCGCCTCGGCCATCCTCCTGACCTGGGCCCGACTCCGGCGCGAGCGCCTGCGCCTCACCCGGTCCGAGTTCCTGCTGCTGCTGGGCAGCGGGATCCTGCTCTGGGTCGGCGGCAACGGCCTGGTGACCTGGGCCGAGATGCGGGCCGAGTCCGGCCTGGCGGCGCTGCTGGTGGCGGCCATGCCCATCTACGCCGAGGTCATCACCTCGGTGGCCGACCGGCGCCTGCCCACCTGGCGGATGACCGGTTCGATCCTGCTGGGCTTCGCCGGCGTGGGCGTGCTGTCCTGGCCGACCCTGCAGCACGGCAACGTCGACGACGTGCTCGCCGTGGTGGCGCTGCTGCTGGCCCCGCTGTTCTGGTCCCTCGGCTCGATCTGGTTCCAGCGGCGCAAGCCCGACCTCTCGATCATGGCCATCTCGGGCTACCAGCAGCTGCTCGGCGGGCTCGGCTTCCTGGTCGTGGTGCTCGCCCGGCGCGAGCCGCTGCCCCATCCGACCGGAGACGCCTGGCTGGCCTGGACCTACCTCGTGCTGCTGGGCTCGGTCGTCGCCTTCACCGCCTACATGGTGACCCTGCGCCGCCTGCCCTACGGCGTCGTGATGACGTACGCCTACGTGAATCCGGTCATCGCCGTCTTCCTCGGCTGGCTCATCCTGGGCGAGGCGGTCACCACGCCGACCCTCGCCGGGGCGGCCCTGGTCGTCGCCGGCGTGGCCGGCATCTTCAACAACCGGGCCTGA
- a CDS encoding NapC/NirT family cytochrome c, with product MRLRIPAVLGTAVLLAGVGGAGAGQIPVSDEAHGTRSYDDYEKPAVCASCHVDISRQWEQAMMSRSYTHHWDEIEYFELAVPHAEVDAKVAGVKDGCNGCHAPTSFLAGDTPPPRPEANSRANEGVHCDHCHTVTGFDGEVPHNFNWISEPGRLKQGPKPGVVSPHHDTVENDFLKSADFCGTCHNEMSPYGVWVKSTHLEWRDGPYAAQGVPCQDCHMPKAPGRSAKMAGDGMVAQHLFHGAHNEGKLNGAIEVLMHAEEREVPWDGTVVLSVQLFNGKCGHKVPSGSVEDRIMWLDVTATDADGKTFHLPVDAKGFDGEEFTIAADVLAYQDMGIARGEPDFPGVQRDGVPVGDRIFRMPYFDPQGRMTIQQWNTASLGVDYRIGPRETKIETYTWDLPDDVAPGPVTFTAVLNYQLLVTPVGEFLGVPAEEYATHVINTASTSVEVYE from the coding sequence ATGCGATTGCGCATCCCCGCGGTCCTCGGCACGGCGGTCCTGCTCGCCGGCGTCGGGGGCGCCGGCGCCGGCCAGATTCCCGTGAGCGACGAGGCGCACGGCACCCGCAGCTACGACGACTACGAGAAGCCGGCCGTGTGCGCCAGCTGCCACGTGGACATCTCGCGCCAGTGGGAGCAGGCCATGATGAGCCGGAGCTACACCCACCACTGGGACGAGATCGAGTACTTCGAGCTGGCCGTCCCCCACGCCGAGGTGGACGCGAAGGTGGCCGGGGTGAAGGACGGCTGCAACGGCTGCCACGCTCCCACCAGCTTCCTCGCCGGCGACACGCCGCCCCCGCGGCCCGAAGCGAACAGCCGAGCCAACGAGGGCGTCCACTGCGACCACTGCCACACCGTCACCGGCTTCGACGGCGAGGTGCCTCACAACTTCAACTGGATCAGCGAACCCGGCCGCCTCAAGCAGGGGCCCAAGCCCGGCGTCGTCTCGCCCCACCACGACACGGTGGAGAACGACTTCCTCAAGTCGGCCGACTTCTGCGGCACCTGCCACAACGAGATGAGCCCCTACGGCGTCTGGGTGAAGTCGACCCACCTCGAGTGGCGCGACGGCCCGTACGCCGCGCAGGGCGTGCCCTGCCAGGACTGCCACATGCCCAAGGCCCCGGGCCGCTCGGCCAAGATGGCCGGCGACGGCATGGTCGCGCAGCACCTGTTCCACGGCGCCCACAACGAGGGCAAGCTGAACGGCGCCATCGAGGTGCTCATGCACGCCGAGGAGCGGGAGGTCCCCTGGGACGGCACCGTCGTCCTGAGCGTGCAGCTCTTCAACGGCAAGTGCGGCCACAAGGTGCCCTCGGGCTCGGTCGAGGACCGCATCATGTGGCTCGACGTGACCGCCACCGACGCCGACGGGAAGACCTTCCACCTGCCCGTCGATGCCAAGGGCTTCGACGGCGAGGAATTCACCATCGCCGCCGACGTGCTCGCCTACCAGGACATGGGGATCGCCCGGGGCGAGCCCGACTTCCCCGGCGTGCAGCGCGACGGCGTGCCGGTGGGCGACCGCATCTTCCGCATGCCCTACTTCGATCCCCAGGGCCGCATGACCATCCAGCAGTGGAACACCGCCTCGCTGGGCGTCGACTACCGCATCGGTCCCCGCGAGACGAAGATCGAGACCTACACCTGGGACCTGCCGGACGACGTCGCGCCCGGACCGGTGACCTTCACCGCCGTGCTGAACTACCAGCTGCTGGTCACGCCCGTCGGCGAGTTCCTGGGCGTGCCCGCCGAGGAATACGCCACCCACGTCATCAACACCGCCTCGACCTCGGTCGAGGTCTACGAATAG